From the genome of Nicotiana tabacum cultivar K326 chromosome 17, ASM71507v2, whole genome shotgun sequence:
AAAAGGTTTAACATCTTTGATAGGTGGTTCATTTGCTTACTTAAGGGTGGAGCTCGGTGACTTTGTAGCATTTATAGCAGCTGGTAACATACTTCTTGAATATGTGATTGGTTCAGCCGCAATGGCTCGCTCATGGACTTCCTATTTCGCCACTCTTTGTGGCCGCCAACCTGACGATTTCCGGATCGTGGTAAATTCTCTAGCAGAAGGCTACAATCGCCTTGATCTGATAGCCATCGGTGTTTGCTTTATAATTTCCATCATTGCATGTAATAGCACCAAAGCTTCTTCTAGGATCAACTATATTGCATCAGTTGTTCATGTCCTAATCCTCCTCTTCATCATTGTTGCTGGTTTAATCCATGCGGATACCAAAAACTTCACCCCCTTTATGCCATTTGGTCCTCGTGGTGTATTCAAAGCATCGGCTGTGTTGTTTTTCGCTTATACTGGTTTTGATGCTGTTTCAACTATGGCCGAGGAAACCAAGAATCCTGCTAGGGACATCCCTATTGGCCTAGTTGGTTCTGTTTTATTGACCACTGTGTTGTATTGTGCATTGGCTTCTGTTCTCTGTCTTATGCAATCGTACAAGAATATCGATGTCAACGCCCCGTTTTCAGTTGCATTTGAAGCTGTTGGTTTAGGCTGGGGAAAGTATGTGGTTGCTGCAGGTGCGTTAAAAGGGATGACCTCTGTTTTGCTAGTGAACTGTGTAGGCCAAGCTCGTTATCTAACGCACATTTCCAGAACTCACATGATGCCCCCTTGGTTTTCTTATGTAAATGCAAAATCTGGAACACCAGCCAATGCCACTATATTCATGATGACATCTAGTGCACTTCTTGCATTATTTACAAGTCTTGATATTCTTTCAAACCTTTTGTCTATATCCACACTCTTTATCTTCATTCTTGTGGCACTTGCTCTTCTTGTTCGGCGTTACTATGTCAGTAACGTGACCACTAAAGAGAATAGAAACAAGCTCCTCGCGTTTCTTGCACTCATTGTGGCATCATCTATTGGCACTGCTACTATTTGGGGTGTTACAGATGATTGGAAAGGATATTGTGTCACATTACCAATATGGTTCTTGGCAACTGCTGGAATATCAATTTTGGTGCCAAAAGCTAGGAGTCCAAAGGTATGGGGTGTACCTTTGGTACCATGGATACCATCTGCATCCATTGCCATTAATTTCTTTCTTCTAGCTTCCATGGATAAGGATTCTTTTATACGGTTCGCCGTTTGGACTGTCTTTTTGTTGGTATATTATGTGCTCTTGGGGTTGCATGCTTCTTATGACACTGCCAAGGAGCTTGAGAAGAATGCAGAATGGGGAAAAGTTGAAGGAGGAAATGCTTCTTCTCTTACAAATGCTGGAGATACCAAAAGTGAGCCAGTTGCTTCAAGTAAATAAATTAGGCTCTAATTAGCATTTCTAATTAACATCTGAGAATTTGGATTAGGTGAAACGGTGCTATAGTTTATTCCTGTAAATTTGAATTGTATAAAAATTTGTTTGTGTCCTATAAGAGATCTATGGctcattcatttttctttcttctttttttttcactcaaataatccttaaaaatcttataatcttaaaaaatgaataaataaaaaggTTATCTAACAGAAAGTAAAGGACATCTAGTAATACTAGAATGCTATTTGATCAATAATGTATTTCATCCTAAAATTTCATATTTACTGCGGGTAAATTTTTGCATCTATACCCAATTTTGGGGTCATAATTGAAACCTATACCCACTTTGCAAAAACgtttgcaagcgtacccactttacgatcaatttcagacttatcgggtctgaagttaaaaaaaatttagtctgaagtgaaaaaattacacttcaaaTGCACATAAGGCCAATAGATCTGAAGTGCAActaatggtttcatgcacttacggctaataagtctgaagtgaaaaaatgTACTTCAGATGCATCAATaaatctgaagtgaaaaattgcacttcagattcacttaaggccaaaaagtctaaagtgcaacaaatgttttcattcacttaaggccaataagtctaaagtaaaaatttgcacttcagatgcacttaaggccaataggTATGAAGTgtaaccaatggtttcatgcacttgaggccaataagtttgaagtgaaaaattgcacttcagatgcacttaaggccaaaaggtctgaagtgcaacaaacgttttgctacacttaaaggccaataagtctgaagtgaaaaattacactttaGATGCACTTTAGGccaaaggtctgaagtgcaacaaacgttttgctatatttaaggccaataagtctgaagtgaaaaattgcacttcagatgcacttaaggccaaaaagtctgaagtgcaacaaacgttttgctacagTTAAGGCCAATAattctgaagtgaaaaattgcacttcagatgcacttaagaccAAAAGGTTTGAAGTTCAACCAACATTTTTATGCACTTAAGGTCAAATAGGTCTGAATTACAAATTGCCCAGAAAcagaaatttgttcttcgaattatAACAATCAAATTTACGATTTAATACCCAAATCtacttcaaatgatctcaaatttgaaacataacctccatATATCATCAGGAACAAACttcaatcatcaatttgtcaaaacaacaataaatctaatgaacccattttgcaattaagaaaaagaataagaagaaacCTTAAGCAATAGCAAAAAATAATGCGGCATAATAGCTCACCATtgtaaaacatcataaactacattaaaatattttcataaccatcatataaaatcattgtcacccgaaaagaagaagaagaagaagaagaaaacgaaggaggagaaggaggatgAGAAAAATGCCTAAAGTTGTTTAAAAAGCGAGTACAAgctaaaacttttttaaaaagtgaatATAAATTAAATGGGGGTGACCAAATAgagcgccccgtgcaatttttaccttcAATTCATATATGCATGGCCCATGTGATAATTATACAGATAGCCTATTTTGTACGCAGAGGCCTTacaaaaaatcgaaaaattgaaCTTAACCTCCATATAAATAGTACTTTTCCAAGATAATTGAAATTTAATATAGTTTTTTCTTTGTCTAGACATATTTGTTATCCTTACTTGGGATGTAACATTTAATATGATTATTATAGAGGACTCGTTTTTGCTTATGTAAATGCTGGATTCTAACGCGTACGGTCACTTTTGTTGTTCAAAAtacttcaatttctttgttcttttatttttacgAGCTAAAACACTAGGTTTAATATTTTCTCTCTCTCTGTATATATATACCagtattttaaaaggcgtggggCGTAAGGCGggcattttacatatgcctcagcgaggcataagccccgaggcacggggcgtaagctccataggtatttaatttttaatattttataaaataatataatgatagtaaatatttataaacatgtaaaattgcataaaaattgaagaaaactataaatatgtgaaatatatatatatatatatataaatatctagcatgattcttaagtataactaatgcatacaaatcacgtataacgtctttaatttttaaataattaaaaacttacaatttctttaaaaaaaatgatcAAACTCCATATTTTACCCtcctaaaagtaaataatttataaaatctTATTACTacgataattaaaatattactccttcatgaATAAATATAAATTAGTTTAAGATATCAAATTAATAAAAGTGTATAACAAGGAGGGACAAATGAACTAAGACACGACCAATAACAAGTGAAGATATAAATTCGTAATACTATGTCTCATTATTAGAGTTATACTCAATCTTCATATCTCTATCGATGAATAGAAGTTTTATCAttaatttgttaaagaattttgaaggtcaacgatattaattaggaaatttgACACGTGATTGCGTTAGAACTGTTAGGCGAGCCCCGGGCGTTGGGCGTTAGGCGTGTTTAGGGCGCACAGTCGGACGCTTGGGGCATAAGCCTCACAGAACTAAGCCCCATACATGAGCCCCAGGGCATTTTGCAAGTGCCTAAAACACTGTTATTGACAACTCCTAAAAATATGTCATTTAGGTTTTGCATCGAATTTGCATCCTATATTGAAAGTTTTTAGGAGTTATATGTTTATTCGTTTTAATTACTAAAGTTTGGTTAAGCTTGAACGTACATATGAATATAAGTTCATCATTAAAATAATGAAAGGAAACAATTATCATGTACGACCGAGAAAATTTCTcatataagaatattttaataaatcaCGAGTTTGCCCATTTGTTCAAATATTGCGTGCTAAAGATAGATTGGcttacaaaaaaaatatgggTAGCTCTCGCTCATTCATTGATTGACTGACTTGAATTAATGTGCAAATAAAAAGGGGGGAGGGCAAAAAAagtcaatttttctttttgtatgaAAATGGAACCAAATCGAACCACGAATACAGTATTACATCACCGTTTATCTGGTCTTAGGACAGGTGCTTTGAGCGTGTACCCATATCAATGAGTatagaattttaaaaaaattaagtgAATATTATTAGATAATTTCACCTCAATTTTCCGTTACCGGAAAAACAATCTGTTTAGAGATGTTTGCTTGTGAATatttttggataagtttgaaatTCTTTTCCAAAATAGGTTTTCGCAAATTCATGGTAGATtgacaaggtgggttgctctgatggtaagcaccctccacttccaatcaagaggttgtgagttcgagtcaccccaagggcaaggtggggagttcttggagggaaggatgccgagggtctattggaaacaacctctctaccccagggtaggggtaaggtctgcgtacacactaccatccccagaccccactagtgagattatactggattgttgttgttgttgtaaagaaACAAAAGCTAAGAGATAACAATTGAGAAGGCAAAACGAAAATGGAAGACGTTTGAGAGTGATTCGAAAAACTTAATCGTCTCGGAAATTTGTTTGGATGGAGTTTTGATACCAAAGCTCTTAAAGAAAGTTCTTATCTGGGAACATTAGTGTTTACTCGTAAAacgatacagttgaatttgtaacgtgGTCTATATACAAGCGAATCGATTTAATCCCAAAgtgataaattaaataaaatgcaagacttagcgttgaaatgGAGATAATACAACTAATAGCTTGGTTCCGGGAGAAGAGCTCCCGAAGGCAATAATGATAATATCAATagacaataaataaaatattattgagctttAAAATAAtatgtagcataagtttgtcagaaaattcgtgtcatacaatggttgttgaagtcaTTATTTATAGCTACACCTAgggaacaagatcctaggatcaagcccctcttaaatgacaattatgggggccattgatgaatatgtaaggACAGACTATGAATGTCAAAATTCTCTGTAACAGATTGTGTATTTAATACtggagaatattcttcattgaatttCATCGAGTGGCAAACATTTGTTTGTCTTCGTTAGAAATATTTCCCTCGGGGTTTACCCAGTGTCAACCGTCAATCGAAGCTAATGTCTTCGGTCTtggtttctgtcacgacccaatttcacctataggtcgtgatgccCCCCAATACTACAGCTAGGTAAGCCaagttaataaattaagcatatattgacaaaatttaaaaccaaaaaaataataaaaaccaaattctaccaatgtgtgtgccaagacctggtgtcacaagtaaatgagcatctagtagattatacaaaacctcaaatattgtctgaaataaaatagacagaataataataataaaaaaaaatacaaggagagacactagtagctgcagaacggcttagAAAGGCTATGCCCCTGCAtagcgtgggtgtaagacgataggtcccccactagtacttgcctcaggtcatgcacaaaaagtgcaacaagtgtagtatgagtacgtaaacaacgtgtacccagtaagtatcaagcctaatctcgaagtggtagagacgagatggccgactttgacactcactatgggtcaataataataattgaaatacaactagaatatttaaatcaacatgatttacagaatttataaataatttatttaatcagcgaaaataatcaaattccttcaaatgcagtaattctcaatatattaattaaattccttaaattaaaataatttcgtatttatcaattaatctcatttacaggaataacaatttatttccttaataagcaggaataataattcattaaatttcaaggattctccaatttatcaattagcttctcAAGCTTGAAATAagtattaaagtatcgtgtaattattattattaagcacgatttctgccgaggacgtacgacctaATCCAAAGTTTCGTATACACTGCTgtgggacgtgcggcgcgatccatagatgcatctatcctgccgaggcgttcggtccgctccacaagaaaggaggacattttcttatgtacctccggaaggagagtaaatttattatgagataaattcgggaggagaataatttgttttaacaattaattgatttaaacagaaaatcaagcatatgagatttccatcctttaatatctttatctaacaattcacaatatattcatatatatcatttaatattaattaatcaaggaatacaatttacacaagtaattcatgctttgagtcctaaactacccggactttagcatttatagtagctacgcacgaactctcgtcacctcgtgtgtacgtagcccccgcaattagcaacaattattcaatttaatccctatggtgtaatttccccctcacaagattagacaacaGACTTACCTCATCCCAAAGTCCACTTTTGTTTTTGCTAATATATTATATAAATCCCAAATTGGGTCAAAGTTACAAAATGTTCAAGTGGACTACAAGAAAACAATACGACAAAGAAATCCAATGGCTATTGCTACCAAATACAATGCAGCAGTAGTGTAATGAAAGATGGAAAATACAAAGCTAGTAATTTGAAACGTCCAATTATTACCGACGGCCATGAATGCACACACCAGTTGCCAACAATTTGTTGTAGCACCTACaaagctctcaccaggcgccaTTTATTGCAATCCTAAGGAGTAAGGTATGTTTAAATCCAGTAGTTGTAAAGCAAAGCATTTTGGGCATTGTGAACTTGGGATTTTTGAACTCATGTTGGACTCTATGAGATGCTTGCTTGACTCCATGGTTCTGTATGATGTTAAACCACCCCCAGAATGAGCATGATACCATGCTAATACCAGTGAGAGACAGTCTAACACCACACAAATATTACACAGTAGTCAACCTCAGGCCATGTGATAACTGTCTATGTAAATATATCAGAGTGCTGTCCAAGCCAAGAATTGATGTTGTAACTTGTTGACCAACACCAGCCTGAGCATTTTAACCTGGTAATATCACTGGGAAATGACAAAACAAGAGACAGCCAGTCATACTTGATCTCCACCAATTTAACCTGGTACAGGGTGTAGTGTACAGTAGCAATAGATTGAAAGAATCACAATTTGCCGATACTTCAAATAACTGAATTTATCTTTGGATGGTCTTTCCAGATTTAAACTCTAGATTATGAAATAGCTCATTCTTAGATGCAGCTTAAACAATCCATTCTGATGCATTAAAAACTGAGACTAAATCTACAACCTCCCAGACCACAGAATCAGTTTTCAAGTTATACATATGTAGCATGATTGTCATGTTGATGGATATGATTGTGATGTAGTCAGCATAAATGGAGAATCAGTTGCCAAGAGACTTTGGTATGATTTTGTGCATAAGTAGCTATAACAAAAACCAATAATTGCCTGGTGTATTCATGAAGGAATTGCTGGAAAGTATCCTCCCATTTATAGTTGTCTCAATTACTGAAATATTCCATTTCctgcatgtcacgacccaatttcacctataggtcgtgatgacgcccaacactacagctagacaagccaactaataagttaaacgtacattggttaaacttttaatccaagaaaataataaaatcatcgaTGACCATGTTGGAAAGAGGCGGCCGCGAAATCTTTGGCGCGGCCACGAAGGGAATTCCGCTGAGAGTGCATCTTGAGGTTCAGAATCACTGCAAGTCGGGTTTAATTGAAGAACGTGGTCCGCATCCAAATTACGCGGCCATGATAGAAGCACACACAAACACGGTtgaaattatgcggtccacaaaacTAAGCCCAATCCAAGCGCAGTATTAAATAAATGCGGACCGCGCTCATTATTACGCGGCCGCAAAAGCTCAAGCGCAGACGCGGTCAAAATTACGCGTCCGTGAATCCTCCGCAACGACATTTTTGTTCGAaaatttcagcctagtataaatagatccttttatcAATTTTGGGTTAAGTTTTGTTGAGGAGAGCACGGGAACAactggtttttccctttttgggcaattttagagtagatttaccttcaaactttggattttcatcttgtactttatattatggcttatattccatcttcatctttgatttttgCTATTATTATGGGTAGTTAGACCCCATAgatagggttgtgacccaaccctagtgtgggtatttaatgagtcttgacttttagggcttaattgtttatgggttagtgatatttagcctaattcatgctaaaattgtagaattagtggttgcaaacactgattcatgcctttattaCTTAGGCTCTTGTTGAGAAAgtgggactaagtctaggaaaattaggctaacaaggaattggggtgaactcaagagattgatagccccaattaaagggttaaacctagagatagtaatacccgactcgAGCTAATTTCACGTGTattgtatgaacacccatttgggcttgagaaagccaaatcaggcaaagtcactcaaactagcgagaggtatagagtgagcgcTTTTGTGTGATTGTTATACACGACCCCAATAATAACAAACTTGTCCTAGATTCTTTATACCCATTATATACTCACCTAGGCGGAAGTTACTTCCCTAAtgccttttaacacttgaaaaattttgccaaaaatattgtacttagcttacactcagcatacaatagtataaaattagaatagaatcaatcgcaacaatgtttggaagtgcaattaggaacaacacgcacatctagattagttagatacccTACTCCAAGCTAAATTAACTCCCTgcggaaatcgatcccgacctcgttcggtaaaactgcatcgaccatcctcgctactctatagtggtgtaggtttggacCCGATCACCTTTTGGCGTGGTTGCCAGGGAGTTAGACGgtgttggctatctatctaactatttgtgtgtcttgtttttctttccttttgtttttctaacTTTTGTGTATCAATCgctttaggtaccaaatggctcaTAATGATTCTCTCGGACATGTTcttccgggggaggaggtagatgaaaaTGGTGAGGATGAGGTTAATCTAGAACCTCAAGTCCAAAGAATAGGCCGCCAGGCTAATGACAAcattccaaaccctcccccacctcctccaCGGGCAGCACACCGGGTGCTACCCAATGAAGTttacgcaagtgcaattgtcccgcccCGAATCCGTCGGGAAATTTTCAAATTATAAATGTCATACTGACCCTATTGGGGAAAAAAAGGGCTTCTTCACTAGAGCTCCTCATCAGAACTCACACAAGCATCTAAAGGGCTTTGTAgacacatgctgggggagcaaccACACGAACGTGTCAGAGGACGCTCTGAGATTTAGacttttcccattttcacttagagggaaagatTTGGACTGGCTCGAGAGGCTACCCAACCACTCCATACAcacgtgggatgagttggcagaaaagTTTATAGCTAAGATTTTCTCACCGGGTCATATGGAAGCATTGAGGGATGAGACCTTAGCCTTTAAACAAGAACCTAATGAACCCCTACATGAAATCTAGGATCGATACCAGACAATGGTCAAGGaatgcccaaacaatgatatgactgaaacAATGATTCAGCAGACATTCTACAGGGGAATCAACATGACCAACCCATGTGTGGTGAATCAGCTAGCTGTgggaaattttatgaaaatgCCTTATGCCGATGCTTGTgacatacttgatgagatggctgacacatcCTCAGCTTGGCAGAGTCAGGCAAATGTTCCTTAGGGTGACCCTAATATCATCCATCTTGACAAGGAACTTCATGATCACGGACAAGccatagccgagttgacaactactatgaatcagTTAGCAAAGGCCCAGCTTCAGCAAGTTCaagggataaagaaattaaatgcCATGGAAGTGGTAAATGTCATGGTCAACAAGAGGAGACAGCGTGGTCAAAAAGTGCTAAACaatcaagatcaatatgagcaaagtggtagtggtTACAATCAAGACGATTCTTGtgatgatcaaagtgaggaaGTGTTATATGCCAATAACTACCAAGGTGAACGGAgaaatgctccaaatcaacaacggAGATCGCAAgggaacaatcaaaattggggaaacCAAGGCCAAGGGAATTCGAACAATGGCAATAACAACAACTcgaacaattgggggaacaacaatcagaattgggggaacaacaatatcAATTAGGGCGGCAATGGAAATCAAGGGGGttagaataataataatcaaggaaaccgggggtcgggctttcaaaggccccaaATATATCAATAACCCAACAATCCGCCTCCATATTCGTCTCAAGGGAAAatttcttcaaacaatgagatggggcggATAGAgagtatgttcaaacaaatgatggaaatgAATGATGACTCCgatgcccaaatagcctcccaTACTACCTCTAGTCGCAACTTGGAAGTAcaaatgggtcaaatttctcaagcattgaatattcgccctaagggggcactaccaagtgatacggtagtaaacccgaagggtgggaacaatataGGCCATCCTATGGCGGTGACCACaagaagaggtagaggtagagatGAAAGTACCTCTAATCCAAAGAAGATTGTGAGTGATGATGTTGTGATGCAAGAAGATGATGATATTCAAGccaatgatgagaatgtgaataatCAAGTGAGGATCGATATTGATGACGACAAGGAAgagactcaaaatgatgtgaacctgtctagggaacacgtgatagacataccaGAAATGGTAGTGCTTAAAGCCAAGGcccctttgccaaggcctcctccaccatatcctcaaaggcttgcaaagaaaaataatgaaaactaattcaagaagtttattgagatgatgaaaagtttTTCAATCaatatgcccttggtggaagctctcgaacaaatgccgggatatgccaagttcataaAGGACTTGGTAATTAAGAAGAGatctatgaattgtgagaccatcaaaatgactcatcaagtgagtgccattgtgtactcaatggctccaaagcttgaagatcccggtgcctttacaattccatgcaccaaTTGGTAGCGCCGATTTTGCAaaagccttgtgtgatttgggagcaagtattaatttgatgccatattccGTGTTCAAGAAACTAGGTATTGGGCAGCCAAGAGATACTTCCATTAGATTACAAATGGAGGATCGGACAATGAAAAGgccgcttggtattattgatgatgttcaaGTCCGGGtcgacaagtttattttgcctgcTGATTTTATGATTCTCGACTGCGAagttgactatgaggtgcctataatattggggagacctttcctagcaacagggaaggcattggttgatgtggaagtaggggaGCTCACCTTCTGAGTGGGCGATGAAAACGTTgtattccacgtgtgcaaatcaatgaggcaaccaaatagcaatgaagtttgctcttttgtggatcttgtaatggaggtgatagttgatgacacaAGTGCCATTGATATATAGAAGACCCTTTGGAAATTGTGGTGTTGAACCATGAGGATGATGAAAAGGAAGGCTTGGTTGAATGTGCAAATGtattgcaaggaatgggatcctaCTTATATGGGCCCCATAAACTTTCCTTGGACTTCGAAAACCGGAAGAccccaccaacaaagccctcaatcgagcagccaccaacattggagttgaagcctttgccttcacacctcaggtatgaattcttaggcccttcttccacattacctgttattttTTTTGCCTGcctaactaacgtgcaggtagactccacccttgcggtgcttcaaagaaggaaaaaggcaattggatggactttggctgacattcggggtataagccccggcTTTTGCATGCATAAATTTATACTAGAGGATGATGCCAAACCCTCAGTAGAACATCAAAGGATgttgaatgaggctatgcaagaggtcatcaagaaggaaattatcaagtggcttgatgtaggggttgtgtaccctattttggatagttcatggacttcaccggtacaatgtgtgccgaagaagggggtATGACTATGGTtacaaatgagaaaaatgagttgatccccactcatactgtcaccggatggagggtatgtatggactacagaaagctgaacaaagtgaccaGCAAATACCActttccattgccctttcttgatcaaatgttggacagACTTACCGGGCATGcctactattgctttttggatgggtacttaGGGTTCAACCAGATTCTCATTGCActagaagaccaagagaaaaccaccttcacatgtACGTATGGCATATTTGCATTCTCACGGATGtcgtttggtttgtgtaatgcactggctacctttcaacgatgtatgatagcaatatttacggatatggtggaggacttcctcgaagtgttcatggatgattttagtgttgtgggggactcatttgaagaatgcttggataatcttgacaaagtgttggcccga
Proteins encoded in this window:
- the LOC107782331 gene encoding cationic amino acid transporter 1-like; its protein translation is MGVGEEGHGSSTAGGIRRRGCTLSKDDFLPEESFKSWGNYVNALSNTPARLYDRVVTRSDEQEEMDAKARSVNQMKRSLNWWDLMWFGLGALVGAGIFVLTGLEARTDAGPAVVLAYVISGVSAMLAVFCYTEFAVEIPVAGGSFAYLRVELGDFVAFIAAGNILLEYVIGSAAMARSWTSYFATLCGRQPDDFRIVVNSLAEGYNRLDLIAIGVCFIISIIACNSTKASSRINYIASVVHVLILLFIIVAGLIHADTKNFTPFMPFGPRGVFKASAVLFFAYTGFDAVSTMAEETKNPARDIPIGLVGSVLLTTVLYCALASVLCLMQSYKNIDVNAPFSVAFEAVGLGWGKYVVAAGALKGMTSVLLVNCVGQARYLTHISRTHMMPPWFSYVNAKSGTPANATIFMMTSSALLALFTSLDILSNLLSISTLFIFILVALALLVRRYYVSNVTTKENRNKLLAFLALIVASSIGTATIWGVTDDWKGYCVTLPIWFLATAGISILVPKARSPKVWGVPLVPWIPSASIAINFFLLASMDKDSFIRFAVWTVFLLVYYVLLGLHASYDTAKELEKNAEWGKVEGGNASSLTNAGDTKSEPVASSK